From Streptomyces asiaticus, one genomic window encodes:
- a CDS encoding multicopper oxidase domain-containing protein, whose translation MSDAPGFTSRRGLSRRLFTGGAAAAAVGPLALTSPAAAKAPKTPPGGVETAAAGGTVRHLKLYAEKLPDGSMGYGLEKGKASIPGPLIELTEGDTLHIEFENTMDVTASLHVHGLDYDVASDGTQLNRSAVEPGGTRTYTWRTHTPGKRADGTWRPGSAGYWHYHDHAVGTPHGTGGLRKGLYGPVVVRRAGDILPDKQFTIVFNDMTINNKAGHDAPEFRATVGDRVEIIMITHGEYYHTFHMHGHRWADNRTGLLEGPDDVSRVIDNKITGPADSFGFQVIAGENVGAGAWMYHCHVQSHSDMGMAGLFLVAKADGTIPGYDPHRLSAHRPG comes from the coding sequence ATGAGCGACGCACCCGGCTTCACCTCCAGACGCGGTCTCAGCAGACGGCTCTTCACCGGCGGCGCGGCCGCCGCGGCCGTCGGACCGCTGGCCCTCACCTCCCCCGCCGCCGCGAAGGCGCCGAAGACCCCGCCCGGCGGGGTCGAAACGGCGGCCGCGGGCGGCACGGTCCGCCATCTCAAGCTCTACGCGGAGAAGCTGCCGGACGGATCGATGGGGTACGGACTCGAGAAGGGCAAGGCCAGCATCCCCGGTCCGCTGATCGAGCTGACCGAGGGCGACACCCTGCACATCGAGTTCGAGAACACCATGGACGTCACGGCCAGCCTCCATGTGCACGGCCTGGACTACGACGTCGCCAGCGACGGCACCCAGCTCAACCGCAGCGCCGTGGAGCCGGGCGGCACCCGCACCTACACCTGGCGCACCCACACCCCGGGCAAGCGCGCCGACGGCACCTGGCGGCCGGGCAGCGCGGGCTACTGGCACTACCACGACCACGCGGTGGGCACCCCGCACGGCACCGGCGGCCTCCGGAAGGGGCTGTACGGACCGGTGGTGGTACGGCGGGCGGGCGACATCCTGCCGGACAAGCAGTTCACGATCGTCTTCAACGACATGACGATCAACAACAAGGCGGGGCATGACGCCCCCGAGTTCCGGGCCACGGTGGGCGACCGCGTCGAGATCATCATGATCACCCACGGCGAGTACTACCACACCTTCCATATGCACGGGCACCGGTGGGCGGACAACCGCACCGGGCTGCTGGAGGGCCCGGACGATGTGAGCCGGGTCATCGACAACAAGATCACCGGGCCCGCGGACTCCTTCGGCTTCCAGGTGATCGCCGGGGAGAACGTCGGCGCGGGCGCCTGGATGTACCACTGCCATGTCCAGAGCCACTCGGACATGGGCATGGCCGGGCTGTTCCTGGTCGCCAAGGCCGATGGCACCATCCCCGGCTACGACCCGCACCGGCTGTCGGCGCACCGCCCGGGGTAG
- a CDS encoding S1 family peptidase produces MRRKPVVRAGLSALLVLGALSGAGGAFSTAAAASGAAAPAAKPAAASAPSATLVRALGRDLGLTADQARERLGQEAAAMRLEPKAKRAAGTSYGGSWFDTGSGKLVVGVTSAERAASVRATGATTRIVEHSADALDAAKARLDAKARKQAAPAGVSSWSTDPRAGAVVVRVRQGSEGDAAVRAFLREAKRSASVPVTVEKAPAQAPTTFAAGTVGGDPYYTGNVRCSIGFSVQGGFVTAGHCGQAGGSVSGWDGSYIGNFQGSSFPGNDYAYVSVGSGWWTVPVVLGWGTVPDQLVRGSAEAPIGASICRSGSTTHWHCGTVLAKNETVNYSQGAVYEMTKTSVCAEGGDSGGSFISGDQAQGVTSGGWGNCSSGGETWYQPVNEILSVYGLRLHTA; encoded by the coding sequence ATGAGACGGAAGCCCGTTGTCCGTGCCGGACTGTCCGCACTCCTCGTCCTCGGCGCCCTCTCGGGCGCCGGCGGGGCCTTCTCGACCGCCGCCGCGGCATCCGGCGCCGCCGCCCCCGCGGCGAAGCCCGCCGCCGCGTCGGCGCCGTCCGCCACCCTCGTCCGCGCGCTCGGCCGGGACCTCGGCCTGACCGCGGACCAGGCGCGGGAACGGCTGGGCCAGGAGGCCGCCGCCATGAGGCTGGAGCCCAAGGCCAAGCGCGCCGCGGGCACCTCCTACGGAGGCTCGTGGTTCGACACGGGCAGCGGGAAGCTGGTCGTCGGCGTCACCAGCGCCGAACGGGCCGCGTCGGTACGGGCCACGGGCGCCACCACCAGGATCGTCGAGCACAGCGCCGACGCGCTCGACGCGGCCAAGGCGCGCCTCGACGCGAAGGCCCGGAAGCAGGCCGCCCCGGCCGGGGTGAGCAGCTGGAGCACCGACCCCCGCGCGGGCGCCGTCGTGGTCCGGGTCCGGCAGGGGAGCGAGGGCGACGCCGCCGTCCGCGCGTTCCTCCGCGAGGCGAAGCGCTCGGCCTCCGTCCCGGTCACCGTCGAGAAGGCCCCCGCCCAGGCGCCGACGACCTTCGCCGCCGGCACGGTCGGCGGCGACCCGTACTACACCGGCAACGTCCGCTGCTCCATAGGCTTCTCGGTCCAGGGCGGCTTCGTCACGGCCGGGCACTGCGGTCAGGCGGGGGGCTCCGTCAGCGGCTGGGACGGCTCGTACATCGGCAACTTCCAGGGCTCCTCCTTCCCCGGCAATGACTACGCCTACGTCAGCGTCGGCAGCGGCTGGTGGACCGTGCCGGTGGTGCTCGGCTGGGGCACCGTCCCCGACCAGCTGGTCCGCGGCTCCGCCGAGGCCCCGATCGGCGCCTCCATCTGCCGCTCCGGCTCCACCACCCACTGGCACTGCGGCACGGTCCTGGCCAAGAACGAGACCGTGAACTACAGCCAGGGCGCCGTGTACGAGATGACCAAGACCAGCGTGTGCGCCGAGGGCGGCGACTCCGGCGGCTCGTTCATCAGCGGCGACCAGGCCCAGGGCGTGACCTCGGGCGGCTGGGGCAACTGCTCCAGCGGCGGCGAGACCTGGTACCAGCCGGTCAACGAGATCCTGTCGGTGTACGGCCTGCGGCTGCACACCGCCTGA
- a CDS encoding FadR/GntR family transcriptional regulator — protein MVEDALRPMNRQRLYEQVLERLRAYVEEGGLKAGDRLPTERELAQRLGISRASVKQAIVVLEVQGLVEVRQGGGMCLLRDSLDTEPVERLVERRRRLPDVLDAREALETKLAELAAERRTDDDLIALQQALHWMEDEIESDRHGVEGDRRFHAAVTAAAHSPLLAEFMRSIADQIAESREESLRQPGRPRRSLAQHQRILDAIAERRPKAAAAAMRRHVRTVAQVRLLNWNPDEAP, from the coding sequence ATGGTCGAGGACGCGCTGCGCCCGATGAACCGTCAGCGCCTGTATGAGCAGGTGCTGGAGAGGCTGCGCGCCTACGTCGAGGAGGGCGGCCTGAAGGCGGGCGACCGGCTGCCCACCGAGCGCGAGCTGGCCCAGCGCCTCGGCATCAGCCGCGCCTCCGTCAAGCAGGCCATCGTCGTCCTCGAGGTGCAGGGGCTCGTCGAGGTGCGCCAGGGCGGCGGGATGTGCCTGCTGCGCGACAGCCTCGACACCGAGCCCGTCGAGCGGCTGGTGGAGCGCCGCCGCCGGCTGCCCGATGTGCTCGACGCCCGCGAGGCGTTGGAGACCAAGCTGGCCGAACTCGCCGCCGAGCGCCGCACCGACGACGACCTCATCGCCCTCCAGCAGGCCCTGCACTGGATGGAGGACGAGATCGAGTCCGACCGCCACGGCGTCGAGGGTGACCGCCGCTTCCACGCCGCCGTCACCGCGGCCGCGCACAGCCCGCTGCTCGCCGAGTTCATGCGCTCGATCGCCGACCAGATCGCCGAGAGCCGCGAGGAGTCGCTGCGCCAGCCCGGTCGTCCCAGGCGCTCGCTCGCCCAGCACCAGCGCATCCTGGACGCCATCGCCGAGCGCCGCCCCAAGGCCGCCGCCGCGGCCATGCGCCGCCATGTCCGCACGGTCGCCCAGGTGCGGCTGCTCAACTGGAATCCGGACGAAGCCCCTTGA
- a CDS encoding SLC13 family permease, translating to MSDELISILVLVVVFVIATTRSINMGALSFAAAFGVGELVADFSADHIFAGFPGDLFVVLVGVTYLFALARANGTTDWLVHASIRLVGGRVALIPWVMFAISGALTAIGAVSPAAVAIVAPLALSFAARYQISPLLMGAMVVHGSQGGGFSPISIYGSIVNGIVDREKLPGNEITLFLTSLVVNLIIAAIVFVVCGGLKLPRTAVATAGEEREDGAAEAPADAEGRLTPARIATLAALVALVVAVLAFDLDAGLTSISLAVALSVFWPDHGKKAVNEVTWPTVLLICGVLTYVGVLDEMGTIDYAGKAVSDIGIPLLAALLLCYIGAIVSAFASSVGIMGALIPLAVPFLAQGDIGAVGMIAALAVSATVVDVSPFSTNGALVLANAPDVDRDRFFRQLMVYGGIMVVAVPPVVWLAMVVPGLG from the coding sequence ATGTCCGACGAATTGATCTCGATACTCGTGCTGGTGGTGGTCTTCGTCATCGCCACCACCCGGTCGATCAATATGGGCGCCCTGTCCTTCGCTGCCGCCTTCGGCGTGGGCGAGCTGGTCGCCGACTTCAGCGCGGACCACATCTTCGCCGGGTTCCCGGGCGATCTGTTCGTGGTGCTGGTGGGGGTGACGTATCTGTTCGCCCTCGCCCGGGCCAATGGCACCACGGACTGGCTGGTGCACGCATCGATCCGGCTGGTGGGCGGGCGGGTCGCGCTGATCCCGTGGGTGATGTTCGCGATCAGCGGGGCGCTGACCGCGATCGGGGCGGTGAGCCCGGCGGCGGTGGCGATCGTCGCCCCGCTCGCGCTCTCCTTCGCCGCGCGGTACCAGATCAGCCCGCTGCTGATGGGCGCCATGGTGGTGCACGGCTCCCAGGGCGGTGGCTTCTCCCCCATCAGCATCTACGGATCGATCGTCAACGGCATCGTGGACCGGGAGAAGCTCCCCGGCAACGAGATCACGCTGTTCCTCACGAGCCTGGTGGTCAACCTGATCATCGCCGCCATCGTCTTCGTCGTCTGCGGCGGGCTGAAGCTCCCCAGGACCGCCGTCGCCACCGCCGGGGAGGAGCGGGAGGACGGGGCGGCGGAGGCACCGGCCGACGCGGAGGGCCGTCTCACCCCCGCCCGTATCGCCACGCTGGCCGCCCTGGTGGCGCTGGTGGTCGCGGTGCTCGCCTTCGACCTGGACGCCGGGCTCACCTCGATCAGCCTCGCCGTGGCCCTGAGCGTCTTCTGGCCGGACCACGGCAAGAAGGCGGTGAACGAGGTCACCTGGCCCACTGTGCTGCTGATCTGCGGTGTGCTCACCTATGTCGGGGTGCTGGACGAGATGGGCACCATCGACTACGCGGGCAAGGCGGTCAGCGACATCGGGATTCCGCTGCTCGCCGCCCTGCTGCTGTGCTACATCGGCGCGATCGTCTCCGCCTTCGCCTCCTCGGTGGGCATCATGGGCGCGCTGATCCCGCTCGCCGTTCCCTTCCTCGCCCAGGGCGACATCGGCGCGGTGGGGATGATCGCGGCCCTCGCGGTGTCGGCGACCGTCGTCGACGTCAGCCCCTTCTCGACCAACGGGGCGCTGGTGCTGGCCAACGCGCCGGATGTGGACCGGGACCGGTTCTTCCGGCAGCTGATGGTCTACGGCGGGATCATGGTGGTCGCGGTGCCCCCGGTCGTCTGGCTGGCGATGGTGGTCCCCGGCCTCGGCTGA
- a CDS encoding glycoside hydrolase family 65 protein, with product MSDWVWEYEGYEPGEERLRESLCTLGNGYAATRGAAPETAADDTHYPGTYVAGCYNRLTSVVGGRQVENEDMVNLPNWLPLRYRVRDPGRSAGPGGWLTPDGDELTGYRQTLDLRHGTLMRRLRFTDRHGRVLHVEQRRLVHMGDPHLAALRTTFRAEGWSGTVELESGLDGAVANTGVARYGALAGRHLVDHRTGAAGPDTVWLSCRTTSSEVRVAMAARTLAVRGGTPTGTGQRLTHSAALRTLAVPLAPDAPVTVEKTVAFYTSRDPAISDPVQAALDGVARAPGFGKLLASHRTAWEHLWRDAALEVSGEPGHILRLHLFHILQTLSPHTAELDVGVPARGLHGEAYRGHVFWDELFVLPYLNLHFPEVSRALLHYRHRRLPQACRAAADAGRAGAMYPWQSGSDGREETQTLHLNPRSGRWLPDNSRLQHHVGSAVAYNVWQYCEASGDTEFLHTKGAEMLLQIARFWADTAVLDPERGRYRIRGVVGPDEYHDGYPGAARPGIDDNAYTNVTAAWVLDRALELARTLPEPRRRALFERVGLDRAEPERWEDVSRRLLVPFHQGVISQFDGYGELAELDWDGYRARYDDIRRMDRILESEGDSVNRYQVSKQADALMLGYLFGPAELSGLFRRLGYALDDDIWRDTVAYYLSRTSHGSTLSELVHGWVLARARRAEAWRHCQEALLGDVADVQGGTTGEGIHLGAMGGTLDLVQRGLTGLETREDALWLDPVPLPEPSGLSEYRFSMRYRGHWGVALRVRAERLWISVPDSEERPIEVRLADRSLTVAPGESHWVPLPPG from the coding sequence GTGTCGGACTGGGTGTGGGAGTACGAGGGCTACGAGCCCGGCGAGGAGCGGCTGCGGGAGTCGCTGTGCACGCTCGGCAACGGCTATGCCGCCACCCGGGGCGCGGCCCCCGAGACGGCCGCCGATGACACCCACTACCCCGGCACCTATGTGGCGGGCTGCTACAACCGGCTGACCTCGGTGGTCGGCGGGCGCCAGGTCGAGAACGAGGACATGGTCAACCTGCCGAACTGGCTGCCGCTGCGCTACCGCGTCCGCGACCCGGGCCGGTCCGCGGGCCCCGGCGGCTGGCTCACCCCCGACGGGGACGAGCTCACCGGTTACCGGCAGACCCTCGACCTCCGGCACGGCACCCTCATGCGGCGGCTGCGGTTCACCGACCGCCACGGCCGGGTGCTCCACGTCGAGCAGCGGCGCCTCGTCCACATGGGGGATCCGCATCTGGCGGCCCTGCGCACCACCTTTCGGGCCGAGGGCTGGTCCGGCACCGTCGAGCTGGAGTCGGGGCTCGACGGTGCCGTGGCCAACACCGGCGTGGCCCGCTACGGCGCGCTGGCCGGCCGCCATCTCGTCGACCACCGCACCGGCGCCGCGGGCCCCGACACCGTATGGCTGAGCTGCCGCACCACCAGCTCCGAGGTGCGGGTGGCCATGGCCGCGCGCACCCTGGCCGTGCGCGGCGGGACGCCCACCGGCACCGGGCAGCGGCTCACCCACAGCGCCGCGCTGCGCACCCTGGCCGTGCCGCTCGCGCCGGACGCCCCGGTCACCGTCGAGAAGACCGTGGCGTTCTACACCTCGAGGGACCCCGCGATCAGCGATCCGGTCCAGGCAGCCCTCGACGGGGTGGCCCGGGCGCCGGGGTTCGGGAAGCTGCTCGCCTCCCACCGCACCGCATGGGAACACCTGTGGCGCGACGCGGCGTTGGAGGTCTCCGGCGAGCCGGGCCACATCCTGCGGCTGCACCTGTTCCACATCCTCCAGACGCTCTCGCCGCACACCGCGGAGCTGGACGTGGGCGTCCCCGCCCGGGGCCTGCACGGCGAGGCGTACCGCGGACATGTCTTCTGGGACGAGCTGTTCGTACTGCCGTATCTGAACCTCCACTTCCCCGAGGTGTCCCGGGCCCTGCTGCACTACCGCCACCGGCGGCTGCCCCAGGCGTGCCGCGCCGCCGCGGACGCCGGGCGGGCCGGGGCGATGTACCCCTGGCAGAGCGGCAGCGACGGGCGCGAGGAGACCCAGACCCTGCATCTGAACCCGCGCTCCGGCCGCTGGCTGCCGGACAACTCACGGCTCCAGCACCATGTGGGCTCGGCGGTGGCGTACAACGTGTGGCAGTACTGCGAGGCCAGCGGCGACACCGAGTTCCTGCACACCAAGGGCGCGGAGATGCTGTTGCAGATCGCCCGCTTCTGGGCGGACACGGCGGTTCTCGACCCGGAGCGGGGGCGGTACCGGATCCGCGGGGTGGTCGGGCCCGATGAGTACCACGACGGGTACCCCGGCGCCGCCCGCCCCGGGATCGACGACAACGCGTACACCAACGTGACCGCCGCCTGGGTGCTCGACCGGGCCCTGGAGCTGGCCCGCACCCTGCCCGAGCCGCGCCGCCGGGCGCTGTTCGAGCGGGTGGGCCTGGACCGCGCGGAGCCGGAGCGCTGGGAGGACGTCTCCCGGCGGCTGCTGGTCCCCTTCCACCAGGGCGTCATCAGCCAGTTCGACGGCTACGGGGAGCTGGCCGAGCTCGACTGGGACGGCTACCGGGCCCGCTACGACGACATCCGCCGGATGGACCGGATCCTGGAGTCCGAGGGCGACTCCGTCAACCGCTACCAGGTCTCCAAGCAGGCCGACGCGCTGATGCTCGGCTATCTCTTCGGCCCCGCCGAGCTGTCCGGCCTCTTCCGGCGGCTCGGCTACGCCCTGGACGACGACATCTGGCGGGACACGGTGGCGTACTACCTGTCCCGGACCAGCCACGGCTCGACCCTCAGCGAGCTGGTGCACGGCTGGGTGCTGGCGCGGGCGCGCCGGGCCGAGGCATGGCGGCACTGCCAGGAGGCGCTGCTCGGCGATGTGGCGGACGTCCAGGGCGGCACCACCGGCGAGGGCATCCACCTCGGCGCCATGGGCGGCACCCTCGATCTGGTGCAGCGCGGGCTGACCGGCCTCGAGACCCGCGAGGACGCCCTGTGGCTGGACCCGGTGCCGCTGCCCGAGCCGTCCGGTCTCTCCGAGTACCGGTTCTCGATGCGCTATCGCGGCCACTGGGGCGTCGCGCTGCGGGTGCGGGCCGAGCGGCTGTGGATCAGCGTGCCGGACTCCGAGGAGCGCCCGATCGAGGTGCGGCTCGCCGACCGTTCGCTGACCGTGGCCCCGGGCGAGTCCCACTGGGTTCCGCTGCCACCGGGCTGA
- a CDS encoding lamin tail domain-containing protein, translating into MSAHTARIGAALAAGCAIALLYPATPAGAAGSVHLSKIYYDSPGTDNRSNSSLNGEYVQIKNSTSRGVSLKGWVLVDSSNHKYTFPGYTLGAGKTVTVRTGSGSDTSATKYQDRRAYVWNNDRDKATLRKTGGSTVDTCSYNNSRVDYTNC; encoded by the coding sequence ATGTCCGCACACACCGCCCGCATCGGCGCGGCACTCGCCGCCGGCTGCGCGATCGCCCTGCTGTACCCGGCCACACCCGCCGGGGCCGCGGGCTCCGTACACCTTTCCAAGATCTACTACGACTCGCCCGGTACGGACAACCGGAGCAACTCCAGCCTCAACGGCGAGTACGTCCAGATCAAGAACTCCACCTCGCGCGGGGTCAGCCTCAAGGGCTGGGTGCTCGTCGATTCGAGCAACCACAAGTACACCTTCCCCGGCTACACCCTCGGCGCGGGCAAGACCGTGACCGTCCGGACCGGCTCCGGCTCCGACACCTCGGCCACCAAGTACCAGGACCGCCGGGCGTACGTCTGGAACAACGACCGCGACAAGGCCACCCTCCGCAAGACCGGCGGCTCCACGGTCGACACCTGCTCGTACAACAACAGCCGGGTCGACTACACCAACTGCTGA
- a CDS encoding SDR family NAD(P)-dependent oxidoreductase, giving the protein MGRRIVVSGGGTGIGLATAETFAAEGDRVVILGRRAEVLRAAADKLNAAYGADLVTWTSADLSDPEQTRRAAEFITADGGGGGVDVLVTNAGGNVAPSNDGTLEGIAGQYQRNFEANVLTAVLLTEALLPHLTRPGGRIVHLSSVAALRGPGSYGGTKAALHTYTFELAKRLGPEGVTANAVAPGYVEDTEFFGERGTPEFIAQQIGQTLTGQPGTPVEIAAAIRYLASPEAAYVTGQVLHINGGAQYGR; this is encoded by the coding sequence ATGGGGCGACGGATCGTGGTGTCGGGCGGCGGTACCGGCATAGGACTGGCGACCGCGGAGACCTTCGCCGCCGAGGGTGACCGGGTGGTCATCCTCGGACGCCGCGCCGAGGTGCTGCGCGCCGCGGCGGACAAGCTGAACGCCGCCTACGGCGCCGACCTGGTCACCTGGACCAGCGCGGACCTCAGCGACCCGGAGCAGACCCGGCGCGCCGCCGAGTTCATCACCGCGGACGGTGGGGGCGGTGGCGTCGATGTCCTCGTCACCAACGCCGGCGGCAATGTCGCGCCCTCCAACGACGGCACCCTCGAGGGCATCGCCGGTCAGTACCAGCGGAACTTCGAGGCCAACGTGCTGACCGCCGTGCTGCTCACCGAGGCGCTGCTGCCCCACCTCACCCGGCCCGGCGGCCGGATCGTCCACCTGTCCTCGGTCGCGGCGCTGCGCGGCCCCGGATCGTACGGCGGCACCAAGGCCGCGCTGCACACCTACACCTTCGAGCTGGCCAAGCGGCTCGGCCCGGAGGGCGTCACCGCCAACGCGGTGGCCCCCGGCTATGTCGAGGACACCGAGTTCTTCGGCGAGCGCGGCACCCCCGAGTTCATCGCCCAGCAGATCGGGCAGACGCTCACCGGACAGCCCGGCACACCCGTCGAGATCGCGGCCGCCATCCGCTATCTGGCCTCCCCGGAGGCCGCGTATGTCACCGGCCAGGTGCTGCACATCAACGGTGGGGCGCAGTACGGCCGCTGA
- a CDS encoding PA14 domain-containing protein encodes MTLALGALGLLTAPGPAAADTPSDDPSVVHGLRGDYYLQSAPGAFDFHELKATSLDPALDFGNLEPRLQATTGRSDDVSVRWTGQITPERSGAHTFSITADNGFRLWIDGKPVIDHWVDDWDKEQTSQPVELTAGKAYDIKVEYFEHYGGSNFHLSWTPPGAAKAPVPASAFRLPADFDYDGPVASAVQPDGRTLLLDFARPLTAPPADLTSHLSAVIGGAAWPLGRARLDAADPSRLLLSLKEPVVGHGGEAVVRYDGEGGLEDGDGAIDPYVSFGGNKSTYQLSTPWAKDVGPDNAHPEYPRPQLTRDQWHNLNGSWEFAAAKEGQKPPVGQKLKERVLVPYPVESKLSGVERHEDRMWYRRTFTVPADWKVGQDKRLRLNFDAVDWQAEVYVNGTRVADHRGGYDRFSADVTGALRPGRTQELIVGVYDPTDAADGENPPMGKQRLDPSGIFYTPSSGIWQTVWMEPVATDHVDTLKLTPDVPGKALTTEVRGVRDGVPVTATAYDGRRVVGTATGRTGKPLTVPVPSPHLWSPDDPHLYQLKVTVGRGASADRVESYFGMRSIAVKEVDGKQRTVLNGKPIFSMATLDQGFWPDGLHTAPTDEALAYDLKMHKSMGFNSVRKHIKVEPDRWYYWADRLGLMVWQDMPAMNTVTPSEKAQAQYEHEMKRMIDQHISSPSIVIWVTFNEGWGQYGGPKVPTLAKGWDPSRLINGASGWNDTGNGDLADIHAYPGPGDPRPDASRAGVTGEYGGLGLAVPGHAWPVQHTYVGVDKDKYTDEYLKLLDKVRGLVACNGSSGAVYTQITDVEGELNGLLTYDRKEIKPDVKRLRQAHQALIRDAADPASMECTG; translated from the coding sequence GTGACCCTGGCGCTTGGCGCGCTCGGTCTGCTGACCGCCCCCGGTCCGGCCGCGGCCGACACCCCCTCCGACGATCCCTCGGTCGTCCATGGCCTCCGCGGCGACTACTACCTCCAGTCCGCCCCGGGGGCCTTCGACTTCCACGAGCTGAAGGCCACCAGCCTCGACCCCGCCCTCGACTTCGGCAATCTGGAGCCGCGGCTACAGGCCACCACCGGACGGTCCGACGACGTCAGCGTCCGCTGGACCGGCCAGATCACACCGGAGCGCTCCGGTGCGCACACCTTCTCGATCACCGCCGACAACGGCTTCCGGCTGTGGATCGACGGCAAACCGGTCATCGACCACTGGGTGGACGACTGGGACAAGGAGCAGACCTCGCAGCCCGTCGAGCTCACCGCGGGCAAGGCGTATGACATCAAGGTCGAGTACTTCGAGCACTACGGCGGCTCCAACTTCCACCTGTCCTGGACCCCGCCGGGCGCGGCCAAGGCGCCCGTGCCCGCGTCCGCCTTCCGGCTGCCCGCCGACTTCGACTACGACGGCCCGGTGGCCAGCGCCGTCCAGCCCGACGGCCGGACGCTGCTGCTGGACTTCGCCCGGCCCCTGACCGCTCCCCCGGCCGATCTGACGTCGCATCTGTCCGCCGTCATCGGCGGCGCGGCCTGGCCGCTCGGGCGCGCCCGGCTGGACGCGGCCGATCCGTCCCGGCTGCTGCTCTCCCTGAAGGAGCCGGTGGTCGGCCACGGCGGCGAGGCCGTGGTGCGCTACGACGGCGAGGGCGGCCTCGAGGACGGCGACGGCGCCATCGACCCGTATGTCTCCTTCGGCGGCAACAAGTCGACGTATCAGCTGAGCACGCCCTGGGCCAAGGACGTCGGCCCGGACAACGCCCACCCCGAGTACCCGCGCCCCCAGCTGACCCGCGATCAGTGGCACAACCTCAACGGCAGCTGGGAGTTCGCCGCCGCGAAGGAGGGGCAGAAGCCCCCGGTCGGGCAGAAGCTCAAGGAGCGCGTCCTGGTGCCGTACCCGGTGGAGTCCAAGCTCTCCGGTGTGGAGCGCCATGAGGACCGCATGTGGTACCGGCGGACCTTCACCGTCCCGGCCGACTGGAAGGTCGGCCAGGACAAGCGCTTGCGGCTGAACTTCGACGCCGTCGACTGGCAGGCCGAGGTGTATGTGAACGGCACCCGGGTGGCCGACCACCGCGGCGGCTACGACCGGTTCAGCGCCGATGTCACCGGCGCCCTGCGTCCGGGCCGCACCCAGGAGCTGATCGTCGGCGTCTACGACCCGACCGACGCGGCCGACGGCGAGAACCCGCCGATGGGCAAGCAGCGCCTCGACCCCAGCGGCATCTTCTACACCCCCTCCTCCGGGATCTGGCAGACCGTCTGGATGGAGCCGGTCGCCACCGACCACGTGGACACCCTCAAGCTCACCCCGGACGTCCCCGGTAAGGCCCTCACCACCGAGGTCCGCGGGGTGCGGGACGGCGTCCCGGTCACCGCGACCGCCTACGACGGGCGGCGCGTGGTCGGCACCGCCACCGGGCGCACCGGAAAGCCGCTGACCGTCCCCGTGCCCTCCCCGCATCTGTGGTCCCCCGACGATCCGCATCTGTACCAGCTGAAGGTGACGGTCGGACGGGGCGCCTCGGCGGACCGGGTGGAGAGCTACTTCGGCATGCGGAGCATCGCCGTCAAGGAGGTGGACGGCAAGCAGCGCACCGTGCTCAACGGAAAGCCGATCTTCTCCATGGCCACCCTCGACCAGGGGTTCTGGCCCGACGGGCTGCACACCGCGCCGACCGACGAGGCCCTCGCGTACGACCTGAAGATGCACAAGAGCATGGGCTTCAACTCGGTGCGCAAGCACATCAAGGTCGAGCCCGACCGCTGGTACTACTGGGCCGACCGGCTGGGCCTGATGGTGTGGCAGGACATGCCCGCCATGAACACGGTCACCCCGTCCGAGAAGGCGCAGGCGCAGTACGAGCACGAGATGAAGCGGATGATCGACCAGCACATCAGCAGTCCGTCGATCGTCATCTGGGTGACCTTCAACGAGGGCTGGGGCCAGTACGGCGGCCCGAAGGTGCCGACGCTCGCGAAGGGCTGGGACCCCAGCCGGCTCATCAACGGCGCCAGCGGCTGGAACGACACCGGCAACGGCGACCTCGCCGACATCCACGCCTACCCCGGCCCCGGCGATCCACGTCCGGACGCCTCACGGGCGGGGGTCACCGGCGAGTACGGCGGCCTTGGCCTGGCCGTCCCGGGGCATGCCTGGCCCGTGCAGCACACCTATGTCGGCGTGGACAAGGACAAGTACACCGACGAGTATCTGAAGCTCCTGGACAAGGTGCGCGGGCTGGTGGCGTGCAACGGCAGCAGCGGGGCCGTCTACACCCAGATCACGGATGTGGAGGGCGAGCTCAACGGGCTGCTCACCTATGACCGCAAGGAGATCAAGCCCGATGTGAAGCGGCTGCGCCAGGCCCATCAGGCGCTGATCCGCGACGCGGCGGACCCGGCGTCCATGGAGTGCACCGGCTAA